The following proteins are co-located in the Gloeocapsa sp. PCC 7428 genome:
- a CDS encoding hemerythrin domain-containing protein, which produces MVTSIDDTKRLAIGERLADLKAFQNLIISNAQKLIDTCPYDDIRERLQNMLNDDQKNIGIIDTVIVQYGIQVEPSAATQIFIPQFEQMMSGDEFTFYQKLIHHELMKHGQAMSGIMIHKAAQVVGADIEVAIAPLNTVNFEGRAHQEQLKGMLEQAGVREMTGQDAKQGIWARVQDAIAALSGVAGSVVTQNTDKQDMNIQTLIRLDHNKVNTIFTEIGATKDPQKLQEYFGQLYKDLLAHAQAEEEVVYPKVRSFYGDDNTQELYDEQAQMKQMLDEIKSIDPASADEFRSKVKDLMDTVGDHIRQEESTLFAAIDNNCSTEQKEQMATEFKAAKSKIQQEFTAAM; this is translated from the coding sequence ATGGTTACAAGCATAGATGATACAAAGCGCTTGGCGATTGGTGAAAGATTAGCGGACTTGAAGGCATTTCAGAATTTAATTATTTCCAATGCGCAAAAACTTATAGATACCTGCCCTTATGACGATATTCGCGAACGTCTTCAAAATATGCTGAATGATGACCAGAAAAACATCGGCATTATAGATACTGTTATCGTGCAATACGGTATTCAAGTTGAACCAAGTGCAGCAACGCAGATATTTATTCCGCAATTTGAGCAAATGATGTCGGGGGATGAGTTTACGTTTTATCAAAAGCTCATTCACCACGAATTGATGAAGCATGGTCAAGCGATGAGCGGAATCATGATTCACAAAGCGGCTCAAGTAGTAGGGGCTGATATTGAAGTAGCAATCGCTCCGCTGAACACCGTTAACTTTGAGGGTCGCGCTCATCAGGAACAACTTAAAGGGATGCTCGAACAGGCGGGTGTCCGTGAAATGACGGGTCAAGACGCAAAGCAAGGAATATGGGCGCGGGTGCAAGATGCGATCGCTGCCTTGTCAGGTGTTGCTGGTAGTGTCGTTACCCAAAACACGGATAAACAGGATATGAATATCCAGACGCTCATCCGGCTGGATCATAACAAGGTGAATACCATTTTCACTGAAATTGGAGCCACGAAAGATCCGCAAAAGCTCCAAGAGTATTTTGGGCAACTCTACAAAGATTTGCTAGCACACGCTCAAGCTGAAGAAGAAGTTGTTTATCCAAAAGTGCGATCGTTCTACGGCGATGACAACACACAGGAACTATACGATGAACAAGCTCAAATGAAGCAAATGCTTGATGAGATTAAGTCGATTGACCCCGCTTCAGCCGACGAGTTTAGATCAAAAGTTAAAGATTTAATGGATACTGTTGGCGATCACATTCGTCAAGAAGAAAGCACCCTGTTTGCAGCGATTGACAACAATTGCAGCACCGAACAAAAAGAGCAAATGGCGACGGAATTCAAAGCTGCCAAGAGTAAGATCCAACAAGAATTTACAGCCGCTATGTAG
- a CDS encoding cation:proton antiporter subunit C — MLEACILATILCGFFGIIFKKNLVMKIISMDVMSTGVIAYYVLIASRDGLYTPIFSNVKKGIYADPVPQAVILTAIVIGFSIQALMLVGVMKLARDNPTLESNEIEKNNMP, encoded by the coding sequence GTGTTAGAAGCGTGTATCCTTGCAACAATATTGTGCGGCTTTTTCGGCATAATTTTTAAAAAGAATCTTGTGATGAAAATCATCTCAATGGATGTGATGAGCACAGGAGTTATTGCTTATTACGTGCTGATTGCCTCAAGAGATGGTTTATATACACCAATTTTTTCAAACGTCAAAAAAGGTATCTACGCCGATCCAGTTCCCCAGGCAGTGATATTAACGGCAATTGTCATCGGCTTTTCGATTCAAGCTTTGATGCTAGTCGGTGTGATGAAACTGGCACGGGATAACCCGACGTTGGAAAGCAACGAGATCGAAAAGAACAATATGCCATGA
- a CDS encoding DNA-binding transcriptional regulator, translating to MPTIKPLKTLDLIGELRQQLKLSQGSLAAKLGVLLKTVSCWENEQTASSSMVKQANCTID from the coding sequence ATGCCGACAATAAAGCCGTTGAAAACTTTAGATTTAATTGGCGAACTACGACAGCAACTGAAACTTTCTCAAGGAAGCTTGGCTGCTAAATTAGGCGTTTTGCTCAAAACCGTCAGCTGTTGGGAGAATGAACAGACAGCGTCTTCATCGATGGTGAAACAAGCTAACTGCACAATTGATTAG
- a CDS encoding DMT family transporter, with product MIQILCAALLWGFAGALAGRLMGGTLEPAILVPLRFFGSFLVLLPFIWRFPPQNKEFPRLFAIGLALTLTQVSYYLAIHLSSVATGLFLQYMAPVLLTLYALVRGESLSRPKLFGLGFAVVGAYFLVVGPQGLAGGWGIAYGIASAFLFATFSYLGMGMRAHPLTVLAIGMGVGSILSLPFTPWDKVLSLSAVDLAAVAYIVLLGTVVPFGLFLWGVRQIPARIATLVAMIEPVCGAIFAVFLVGQLISPLAVFGGAMILCGVWLNTT from the coding sequence ATGATTCAAATCTTGTGTGCTGCACTTTTATGGGGGTTTGCTGGGGCGTTAGCTGGGCGCTTAATGGGAGGAACGTTAGAACCTGCAATACTTGTACCGTTACGCTTTTTTGGTAGTTTTTTAGTGCTTTTGCCTTTTATCTGGCGCTTTCCGCCACAGAATAAAGAGTTTCCCCGCCTTTTTGCGATCGGATTAGCACTGACACTCACTCAAGTTAGCTACTATCTAGCAATTCATCTATCTAGTGTGGCAACGGGGCTATTTTTGCAGTACATGGCTCCAGTGTTACTTACTTTATATGCCTTAGTGCGTGGAGAAAGTTTATCTCGACCCAAATTATTCGGCTTAGGATTTGCAGTCGTCGGCGCATATTTTTTAGTTGTAGGTCCGCAAGGACTCGCAGGCGGATGGGGAATCGCTTATGGTATTGCTTCGGCTTTCTTGTTTGCTACTTTTTCTTATTTAGGCATGGGAATGCGCGCCCACCCGTTAACTGTGTTAGCGATCGGGATGGGAGTTGGTAGTATTCTAAGTTTACCTTTTACTCCTTGGGACAAAGTGCTGAGCTTGAGTGCTGTTGATTTAGCCGCAGTTGCATATATTGTTCTGCTGGGAACTGTTGTTCCCTTTGGTTTATTTTTGTGGGGAGTGCGTCAGATTCCGGCACGCATAGCAACATTAGTAGCGATGATTGAACCAGTATGTGGAGCAATTTTTGCTGTTTTCTTAGTTGGGCAACTTATTTCACCGTTAGCCGTATTCGGTGGGGCAATGATTTTATGTGGCGTTTGGCTGAATACTACATGA
- a CDS encoding Na+/H+ antiporter subunit E yields MTGYLNLILRLAIWFLLTANFSAVNIIIGVSVALLLPHSHKSRAALKDWLRALWEIVIAIPQAYIEAVEIMFRPHTQEVVTMERVPPRRTPGLIFLDIFLITFTPKTIVLKYHEDGWYEVHRVQRRKKA; encoded by the coding sequence ATGACTGGATATCTCAATCTGATTTTACGACTCGCTATCTGGTTTTTACTCACTGCTAATTTCAGCGCGGTCAATATCATCATCGGTGTCAGCGTCGCGCTGCTGTTGCCGCACAGCCACAAATCTCGCGCCGCCTTAAAAGATTGGTTGCGGGCGCTTTGGGAAATTGTGATAGCGATTCCACAAGCTTATATTGAGGCGGTTGAAATTATGTTTCGCCCGCATACCCAAGAAGTTGTAACGATGGAACGAGTTCCACCACGCCGCACACCAGGACTGATATTTCTCGATATCTTTCTGATCACCTTTACACCCAAAACGATTGTCTTGAAATACCACGAAGATGGCTGGTACGAAGTTCACCGCGTGCAACGGAGGAAAAAAGCATGA
- the gcvT gene encoding glycine cleavage system aminomethyltransferase GcvT has protein sequence MANQEELVPEIALPLAQTPLYQLALELKARLTSFGGWEMPVQFVGISKEHQAVRTAVGMFDISHMGKFHLRGKQLISQLQRLVPSDLNRLQPGQAQYTVLLNSQAGIIDDIIFYYQGEDGGEQRGVMIVNAATTSKDKAWILQNIDSEYVHLHDVSSEKVLIAVQGPQAATVLQRFVQEDLSLLKAFGHLEATVLGQPGFIARTGYTGEDGFEVMVDTSIGIELWRSLYDAGVIPCGLGARDTLRLEAAMALYGQDIDETTTPLEAGMGWLVHLDSKEDFIGREVLAQQKAHGVQRKLVGLRLEGRNIARHGYQVRSHSKVVGEITSGTLSPTLGYPVALAYVPTSLSQIGQQLDVEIRGKLYPAIVVKRPFYRSKTRL, from the coding sequence GTGGCTAATCAAGAAGAATTAGTTCCGGAAATAGCGCTACCGTTAGCTCAAACACCTTTATATCAACTCGCACTCGAACTCAAAGCCCGACTCACTAGCTTTGGTGGCTGGGAAATGCCCGTGCAGTTTGTTGGTATTAGTAAAGAACATCAAGCGGTACGCACTGCGGTGGGGATGTTTGATATTTCCCATATGGGTAAATTCCATTTACGCGGAAAGCAGTTGATTTCTCAGTTACAGCGTTTAGTTCCCTCCGATTTAAATCGCCTGCAACCAGGTCAAGCGCAATACACTGTGTTGTTAAACTCGCAGGCTGGAATTATTGATGATATTATTTTCTACTACCAAGGGGAAGATGGTGGGGAACAACGCGGCGTTATGATTGTGAATGCGGCAACCACTAGTAAAGACAAAGCATGGATTTTGCAAAATATTGATTCAGAATACGTACATCTGCACGATGTTTCTTCAGAAAAAGTTTTAATTGCTGTGCAAGGACCGCAAGCAGCGACAGTTTTACAGCGTTTTGTCCAAGAAGATTTATCTTTGCTCAAAGCATTTGGACATCTTGAAGCAACTGTTCTTGGTCAACCTGGGTTTATTGCGCGAACCGGTTACACCGGAGAAGATGGCTTTGAAGTGATGGTTGATACATCTATCGGGATAGAACTATGGCGATCGCTTTATGATGCTGGTGTCATTCCCTGCGGACTTGGCGCGCGTGACACGCTACGACTCGAAGCTGCAATGGCGCTTTACGGACAAGATATTGATGAAACGACCACACCCCTCGAAGCTGGTATGGGTTGGCTAGTTCATTTAGATTCTAAAGAAGATTTTATCGGACGTGAAGTGCTGGCTCAACAAAAAGCCCATGGAGTTCAACGCAAACTTGTCGGATTGCGTCTTGAAGGAAGAAACATCGCGCGTCATGGCTATCAAGTGCGATCGCACTCGAAAGTTGTTGGCGAAATCACGAGCGGTACACTCTCGCCTACACTAGGTTATCCTGTTGCTTTAGCCTATGTTCCTACTTCCTTAAGTCAAATAGGACAGCAGCTAGATGTTGAGATTCGCGGAAAATTGTATCCGGCGATCGTTGTTAAACGACCATTCTATCGGTCAAAAACGCGGTTATAG
- a CDS encoding monovalent cation/H(+) antiporter subunit G: MVDLLGYICIGVGLVFWFWGTLHLLGKRSILFKLHSLSVADTLGSMSIIFGLLLKIPSEWPLLILAIISLAIWNTVLGYVLAYCSSSGDSYE, translated from the coding sequence ATGGTTGACTTATTAGGTTATATATGCATTGGCGTAGGACTGGTTTTTTGGTTTTGGGGAACCTTGCACCTATTGGGCAAGCGATCTATCTTATTCAAACTGCATAGCCTTTCGGTGGCGGATACGCTGGGTTCAATGAGTATCATCTTTGGGCTACTTTTGAAAATCCCTAGTGAATGGCCGTTGTTGATCCTGGCGATTATCTCCTTGGCAATTTGGAACACGGTGCTGGGATACGTGCTGGCATACTGTTCGAGTAGCGGAGATAGCTATGAATGA
- a CDS encoding Na(+)/H(+) antiporter subunit B, with translation MKWVYIAAGIAMFVKMLLIPNPALDLTDVSIVELVVQDSGVPNAVSGIIFRNRLYDTIFEVVVFTIAILGAYYLLANEKPTTTIYQFTDEPSIVLARLGATITALVGIELAIRGHLSPGGGFAAGVAGGTAIGLVAITAPSVWMQALYKRWHAATWEKISVLIFIVLAAVTLSGIELPHGQLGALVSGGAIPLLNILVAVKVALGSWAAILLFIRYRGLL, from the coding sequence ATGAAGTGGGTCTACATTGCAGCGGGAATTGCAATGTTTGTCAAAATGCTGCTCATACCTAATCCAGCACTCGACTTAACGGATGTCTCTATTGTTGAATTAGTCGTGCAAGATAGTGGAGTACCCAATGCCGTATCGGGTATCATTTTCCGAAATCGTTTGTATGACACGATTTTCGAGGTGGTGGTATTTACAATCGCGATCTTGGGCGCTTATTATCTCTTAGCTAACGAAAAGCCAACAACCACGATTTATCAATTTACCGATGAACCATCGATCGTGCTAGCGCGTCTGGGTGCAACAATTACAGCATTGGTAGGCATCGAACTCGCAATTCGCGGGCATTTAAGTCCTGGTGGTGGTTTTGCCGCTGGCGTGGCGGGCGGAACGGCGATCGGTCTTGTGGCAATTACTGCACCGTCGGTGTGGATGCAAGCACTCTATAAACGCTGGCACGCTGCTACATGGGAAAAAATTTCCGTTTTGATTTTTATTGTGCTGGCAGCGGTCACACTTAGCGGCATCGAATTACCACACGGACAATTAGGCGCACTTGTCAGTGGCGGGGCAATTCCTTTGCTCAATATTCTCGTCGCCGTCAAAGTCGCGTTGGGTTCTTGGGCGGCTATTTTACTGTTTATTCGTTATCGTGGTTTATTATAA
- a CDS encoding cation:proton antiporter, producing the protein MNTLTIAWIALPLFTGFLIYLVPKLDRYLALGVTLVSMGYALQVLLAQSPLTLQLLDNFGVTLQVDQLSGYFILTNALVATAVILYCWHTDRTAFFYMQIAILHGSLNAVFVCADFISLYVALEVIGIAAFLLIAYPRTERSLWVALRYLFVSNTAMLFYLVGAVLVYQTHHSFAFGGLRGAPTEALALIFLGLLTKGGVFVSGLWLPLTHSESESPVSAMLSGVVVKAGVFPLVRCALIVDEVDAIVRLFGVGAALLGVFYAILEKDTKRTLALSTVSQLGWILAEPSAGGLYALAHGVAKSTLFLIAGTLPSRNFKELQQRSINTALWVALVMASLSISGCPLFVGFAAKILTLKDLPPAYAIAMNIGATGTAIVYAKFIFLPRGGSDKIRFGLWLAVVPLIAVLAIANIAYYQAYTVANITKVLAIIGAGWVAYLVVFRRLELRLPRVLEQFEHLIGGMSLMLILLFWMVFT; encoded by the coding sequence ATGAATACTTTGACGATCGCTTGGATCGCCCTACCACTGTTTACAGGATTTCTCATTTATCTTGTCCCCAAACTTGACCGCTACCTCGCACTGGGTGTAACGCTGGTTTCGATGGGATATGCGTTGCAAGTCTTGCTAGCGCAATCACCGCTGACACTGCAATTACTCGATAACTTCGGTGTCACGTTGCAAGTCGATCAGCTAAGTGGCTACTTTATCTTAACTAATGCACTGGTCGCGACAGCAGTTATTCTCTACTGTTGGCACACTGATAGAACAGCTTTTTTTTATATGCAGATTGCTATTCTGCATGGCAGCCTGAATGCTGTGTTTGTCTGTGCCGATTTTATCAGTTTGTATGTAGCACTAGAGGTGATCGGGATTGCGGCGTTTCTGTTGATTGCCTATCCTCGAACTGAACGATCGCTATGGGTAGCATTGCGCTATTTGTTTGTCAGCAACACAGCAATGCTGTTTTATCTCGTAGGTGCGGTACTCGTCTATCAGACGCATCATTCGTTTGCGTTTGGGGGTTTGCGCGGCGCACCAACCGAGGCACTCGCGCTAATCTTTTTGGGACTCTTGACAAAAGGCGGAGTTTTTGTATCTGGGTTGTGGCTACCGCTAACGCATTCTGAATCCGAATCGCCCGTTTCCGCGATGCTATCAGGAGTTGTCGTTAAAGCGGGTGTGTTTCCGCTGGTACGGTGTGCGCTGATTGTGGATGAAGTGGATGCGATTGTTCGGCTATTCGGCGTAGGGGCTGCGCTACTGGGCGTATTCTATGCAATTTTGGAAAAAGACACGAAGCGGACGTTAGCATTAAGTACAGTTTCCCAGTTGGGTTGGATACTCGCTGAACCGAGTGCAGGAGGCTTGTATGCACTGGCGCACGGGGTCGCTAAATCGACGTTATTTTTAATTGCAGGGACTTTACCTAGCCGCAACTTTAAGGAACTCCAACAAAGGTCGATTAATACGGCGTTGTGGGTTGCTTTGGTGATGGCGAGTCTTTCGATTTCAGGCTGTCCCTTGTTTGTTGGTTTTGCGGCGAAGATTCTCACGCTAAAAGATTTGCCACCCGCGTACGCGATCGCGATGAATATTGGTGCCACAGGAACGGCAATCGTGTATGCCAAATTCATCTTTCTGCCGCGTGGAGGTAGCGATAAAATTCGCTTTGGTTTGTGGTTAGCAGTCGTACCGTTGATCGCGGTGCTGGCGATCGCCAATATTGCCTACTACCAGGCGTATACCGTTGCGAATATCACGAAAGTTCTCGCGATTATTGGTGCTGGCTGGGTAGCATATCTTGTCGTTTTTCGACGCTTAGAACTCAGGCTACCGCGCGTACTAGAGCAATTTGAGCATCTGATTGGTGGGATGAGCCTGATGTTGATTTTGCTGTTTTGGATGGTATTTACATGA
- a CDS encoding DUF4040 domain-containing protein: MNENDFYIYAIAALLPLSACILVFQVNPYHALVIRGILGAIAALVYAVLGAADVALTEALVGTMLAITLYAVAVRSSLVMRLGVLKDEWSAAEGNQFGQLLDQLRTILRKRHMRLEVFPYTDMQALEQALVDKDVHTTCVLRSPSDAQPYHTVTRVQRLYEIMQAELASPETSLTYINPLDAKENHS, translated from the coding sequence ATGAATGAGAATGATTTCTATATCTATGCGATCGCGGCTTTACTGCCATTGAGTGCGTGTATTTTGGTGTTTCAAGTCAATCCATACCATGCCTTAGTGATTCGCGGCATTCTCGGAGCGATCGCCGCTTTGGTGTATGCGGTTTTGGGCGCAGCGGATGTGGCTTTGACCGAAGCGCTAGTCGGTACTATGCTGGCGATTACGCTATATGCGGTGGCGGTACGTTCATCACTCGTTATGCGTCTTGGTGTTCTCAAGGATGAGTGGAGTGCCGCCGAGGGCAACCAGTTTGGGCAACTCCTCGATCAGTTACGCACAATTTTGCGCAAACGTCATATGCGGCTTGAAGTGTTCCCGTATACCGATATGCAGGCTTTAGAGCAAGCACTAGTTGACAAAGACGTTCATACAACGTGTGTTTTGCGATCGCCTTCTGATGCGCAACCTTATCATACTGTCACTAGAGTTCAACGCCTCTATGAAATTATGCAAGCCGAACTCGCGTCGCCAGAAACCAGTCTCACTTATATCAATCCATTAGACGCAAAGGAGAATCATTCATGA
- a CDS encoding thiol-disulfide oxidoreductase DCC family protein: protein MSASNIQSRESTAQQVSNSTSWKIKLLYDGECPLCLREVNFLQKRDAGRGLVAFVDIADEDYSPQAHGGVDFETAMGRIHAVLPDGTIVKNVEVFRRVYETLGMGWVYAMTKLPIIGAIADRLYGIWADWRLRLTGRPDLATIVADRQKQLECKTQGRCQMQ, encoded by the coding sequence ATGTCTGCATCAAATATCCAATCACGCGAATCTACAGCACAACAAGTCTCAAATTCAACATCCTGGAAAATTAAGCTACTGTACGATGGTGAATGTCCGTTGTGTTTGCGTGAAGTCAACTTCTTGCAGAAACGCGATGCTGGTCGCGGGCTTGTAGCATTTGTCGATATTGCAGATGAAGATTATAGCCCCCAAGCGCATGGCGGCGTAGACTTTGAAACTGCGATGGGGCGAATTCATGCGGTACTTCCTGATGGCACAATCGTCAAAAATGTAGAAGTTTTTCGCCGAGTTTACGAAACTTTAGGAATGGGATGGGTTTATGCAATGACTAAGTTACCCATCATTGGTGCTATTGCCGATAGACTGTATGGTATATGGGCTGACTGGCGGCTACGGTTGACTGGGCGACCAGATTTAGCAACTATTGTTGCCGATCGCCAAAAGCAGTTAGAATGCAAAACACAAGGGCGCTGCCAGATGCAATGA
- a CDS encoding vitamin K epoxide reductase family protein: protein MYLLRAQGIYVAALPTHTLSRLRFMEPKQLSQELRQGKNPNMSRRRAIIGLSMLGGSMGQLVTLYQTGIISHLPDPPGQELFDADRVDASNYAYSRFNSPDGPIMVLNYALTGWLAAAGGLERARVNPLLPIAMGIKIVLDSAVSLELAREEWSENKALCEYCQVATVCSLASLVLAVPEVLTAVRTLLGRRSQNNKAGSTQ from the coding sequence ATGTATTTGCTCAGAGCACAAGGCATTTACGTCGCCGCATTGCCAACGCATACGTTATCAAGATTGCGTTTTATGGAACCAAAACAACTAAGTCAAGAACTGCGTCAAGGAAAGAACCCTAATATGAGTCGTCGGCGAGCAATTATTGGCTTGTCTATGCTCGGCGGTTCAATGGGACAACTCGTTACACTTTATCAAACTGGAATTATTAGTCACTTACCTGATCCTCCAGGACAAGAACTTTTCGATGCCGATCGCGTGGATGCATCTAACTACGCTTACAGCCGATTCAATTCACCTGATGGACCAATTATGGTGCTGAATTACGCGCTCACTGGATGGCTTGCTGCGGCTGGAGGTTTGGAACGCGCGCGGGTAAACCCGCTGCTACCGATTGCAATGGGTATTAAAATTGTGTTGGATAGCGCTGTTTCACTGGAGTTAGCGCGCGAGGAGTGGAGCGAAAACAAAGCACTGTGCGAGTATTGTCAGGTAGCGACGGTTTGCTCTCTCGCATCGTTAGTGCTTGCAGTTCCCGAAGTGCTTACCGCTGTTCGTACCTTGCTGGGACGCCGCAGTCAAAATAATAAAGCAGGTAGCACGCAATAA
- a CDS encoding DUF4383 domain-containing protein — MENTNAANLTERYCALVVGILFLIIGVAGFIPGLTTLQGTNVPNIPADEIHRAYNLGYGYVFGLFPTNFLHNIVRSAVGLLGIASYSSLSSARAFNRGFAIAYALLAIMGLLPFARTTFGLMPISGNNVWFNALVAIATAYYGIVIPAKVKGTSLREQS, encoded by the coding sequence ATGGAAAATACAAACGCGGCAAATCTTACCGAGCGTTATTGCGCGCTCGTTGTTGGTATTCTCTTTTTAATTATTGGCGTAGCTGGCTTTATTCCTGGACTTACTACTCTACAAGGAACCAATGTTCCTAATATTCCAGCAGATGAAATTCATCGCGCCTATAATCTAGGATATGGTTACGTTTTTGGGCTGTTTCCTACCAATTTTTTACATAATATTGTCCGTTCGGCTGTTGGGTTGTTAGGAATTGCGTCATACTCAAGTTTAAGTAGTGCGCGCGCATTTAATCGAGGTTTTGCGATCGCCTATGCGTTGCTTGCGATTATGGGATTGTTGCCCTTTGCGCGGACAACGTTTGGCTTAATGCCGATTTCTGGTAATAATGTTTGGTTTAATGCTTTAGTTGCGATCGCTACAGCTTACTACGGAATTGTTATTCCAGCAAAGGTAAAAGGCACTAGCTTACGCGAGCAGTCATAA
- a CDS encoding DUF938 domain-containing protein: MQNTRALPDAMNDFDARQYAPATLRNREPILEVLLEVLPPTGTVLEVSSGTGEHAVFFAPRIYPRRWLPSDPNPVARASIMAWRESAPEVENLYPTIALDACDPIWTVEQQSLDIVAIVNINMIHIAPWAACLGLLAGAKRILPPSGILYLYGPFKQRGQHTAASNAAFDASLRAQNPAWGVRNLEDVVEVAKTEGLALVETVAMPANNLSVIFKKLS; the protein is encoded by the coding sequence ATGCAAAACACAAGGGCGCTGCCAGATGCAATGAATGATTTTGATGCCCGACAATACGCGCCTGCCACTCTTCGCAATCGCGAACCGATTTTAGAAGTTCTTCTTGAAGTGTTGCCGCCAACAGGTACAGTATTAGAAGTTTCTAGCGGCACCGGAGAACACGCTGTGTTTTTTGCACCGCGCATTTATCCGCGTCGGTGGCTACCGTCTGACCCGAACCCTGTAGCACGTGCCAGTATTATGGCATGGCGCGAATCTGCTCCTGAGGTGGAAAATCTTTATCCGACGATCGCTCTCGACGCATGCGATCCTATCTGGACGGTCGAACAACAATCATTAGACATTGTGGCGATCGTTAATATTAATATGATTCATATTGCTCCTTGGGCGGCTTGCTTGGGATTACTTGCAGGGGCGAAGCGCATTCTTCCCCCTAGTGGAATTTTGTATCTTTATGGACCTTTTAAACAACGCGGTCAACATACAGCAGCGAGTAACGCCGCATTTGATGCGAGTTTACGCGCGCAAAATCCTGCGTGGGGCGTGCGCAATTTAGAGGATGTCGTCGAAGTTGCGAAAACGGAAGGTCTCGCACTTGTTGAAACTGTGGCGATGCCGGCAAATAATCTTTCGGTAATTTTTAAAAAGCTGAGTTAG